The genomic window CAAATTTCAGGCCGTTTCTACTTATTAGTGGGAGTAATGATCTTTGCAGTTGCTAATTCTGTAACCCGCAAACTAACAGAAATAGGGGCGCAAAATCTCATCGATGGTCGAAATCCTATTTCTTTTTGTAACGTCTTATTTGTCGGTAATTTATGTGCTTTGGTCGCTTTATTAGGTGTCTATTATCCTCAACTGAAAAAAATAGTCTTGAGCAATCTATCATCACGAAATTGGTTGTATTTGCTGTTAGTCGCTTTATTATCTGGGGCTTTAGCACCAGCCTTATTTTTTACCTCCCTTGAGCGAACACCTGTGAATAACGTTATTTTAGTCAGTCGCATCGAACCCCCTCTAATCTTGGGTTTATCGGTTATATTATTAGGGGCAAGGGTCAATGGTTGGGTTGTCAGTGGTGCAATCGTATCAACGTTAGGGGTTATTCTTACTGTGATTTTACAACCCCCTCAAAGCGAAATAGTCCAAATGTCGGGTTTTCAGTTGGGAGTTGGAGAATTAATGGCAACAGGAGGGGCAATGTGTTCGGCCATTGCTAACATTATTAGTAAAATAAGCTTACAAAATATCCCTTTGGGCTTCTTTAATGTGGTCAAAACTGCCCTTGGTACGGTGATTTTTTTTATCATAGCCTTACTTCTTTATGGGAAAGAGCATTTTATGGACGTATCTTCCCCTCTACTTTGGAAATGGATGATAGTCTATGGAACTGTTATTGTAGTGGTCGGCCAATTGTGTTGGTTTGCCGGTTTAAAACGAACCAGTGCTTCTGAGGTGTCCTTAGCTAACTCTTTTAATCCTATTACTGGGGTGTTAGCTGCTTTTCTGATTTTAGGAGAAATACCGACGACAGCCCAGTATATCGGGGGTTTAGTGATTGTACTCGGAATCATTTTTAATCAAATCGGAATTATTCAACAAAATAAGCCCTCTGAGGATAATAATATTTCTTCATCTGTTGGCTTTAAAGGAGTCTGAACAGCATTAAGAATGTAGAAGTCAAATTAAGGCTAAATTGTTAATTCCCTAACCACTTTAAAATAGGAATATTACTGTTGAATGTTGCATCCTGATTTATGAAAAGCTCTAAAACTAAGAACCGTCGCTGGATTTATGTCACTTTAGTATTGATGCTCTTAGCCCTAATTTCCTTTTCAGTTTTACCCGTTGTCAGTAGTATGGTTCAAGCCAAACAAGCTGATCAATCTGGGTTAGTGACCACTGAAAGCAAAAGATTAGAAAATGAAGCCTTAGGATATCAACTGGTCTTAGAACGGGAACCCGATAACGAAAATGCTCTTTTAGGACTTTTAGAAACTAGACTGAGACAAGGAAACTTAGAAGCTGCGATCGCTCCACTGAAACGCTTAGCCCAACTTAATCCTCAAGAACCCGATTACGCCATTTTACTGGCCCAATCTCAACAACAACTGAACAACTATC from Crocosphaera subtropica ATCC 51142 includes these protein-coding regions:
- a CDS encoding DMT family transporter, which gives rise to MLSWFNQISGRFYLLVGVMIFAVANSVTRKLTEIGAQNLIDGRNPISFCNVLFVGNLCALVALLGVYYPQLKKIVLSNLSSRNWLYLLLVALLSGALAPALFFTSLERTPVNNVILVSRIEPPLILGLSVILLGARVNGWVVSGAIVSTLGVILTVILQPPQSEIVQMSGFQLGVGELMATGGAMCSAIANIISKISLQNIPLGFFNVVKTALGTVIFFIIALLLYGKEHFMDVSSPLLWKWMIVYGTVIVVVGQLCWFAGLKRTSASEVSLANSFNPITGVLAAFLILGEIPTTAQYIGGLVIVLGIIFNQIGIIQQNKPSEDNNISSSVGFKGV